In Mytilus galloprovincialis chromosome 1, xbMytGall1.hap1.1, whole genome shotgun sequence, the following are encoded in one genomic region:
- the LOC143080600 gene encoding plexin-B-like, with translation MLDKFGNDYKIESDVLLAWKNECYAARVWAPFIAKPDILFDVNVPGHVEPCLDILRQVFVESFTQTAHKVNKESPPQKLLFHKDIPRYRKLIAPFFVRVEPVDEQEFWSALEEISNTQKEELKFSRQSTLHQLYNLFIGKYRSEIIDDFEDMEESKDLQFAHKLEEVIDLMEEISSDS, from the exons ATGTTAGACAAGTTTGGAAACGACTATAAAATTGAGTCAGATGTTTTACTAGCATGGAAAAATGAGTG TTATGCCGCGCGAGTTTGGGCTCCGTTCATTGCAAAACCAGACATACTGTTCGATGTTAATGTACCTGGTCATGTGGAACCATGTTTGGACATTCTAAGACAAGTGTTTGTAGAAAGCTTCACACAGACAGCTCACAAAGTTAACAAG GAGTCACCACCACAGAAACTATTGTTTCATAAAGATATACCAAGATACAGAAAACTCATCGCTCCTTTCTTCGTACGAGTAGAGCCAGTGGATGAACAAGAATTCTGGAGTGCATTAGAAGAAATATCAAAc ACACAGAAAGAAGAATTGAAGTTCAGTCGGCAATCTACTCTTCATCAACTGTATAATTTGTTTATTGGCAAGTATAGATCTGAG ATTATTGATGATTTCGAGGACATGGAAGAAAGTAAAGACCTACAATTTGCACATAAACTCGAAGAAGTCATAGATTTGATGGAGGAAATTTCAAGTGATTCTTGA